From the Microcoleus sp. FACHB-672 genome, the window ATCCCGTGCTGAAAACGCCCGGAGTTCTGGAAGGCACACTCGCTTATATCTCGCCAGAACAAACTGGCAGGATGAATCGCGTCCTCGACTATCGCACCGACTTTTACTCCCTCGGAATCAGCTTTTATCAAATACTGACAAATCAACTTCCCTTTACCACAACAGATCCTCTGGAATTAGTCCACTGTCATATTGCCAAACAGCCATTACCCCCGTCTGAAGTCAATCTAGGAATTCCCCAATTAGTTTCAGACATTGTAATGAAGCTGATCGCGAAAACTGCCGAAGAGCGCTACCAAAGTGCCTATGGATTACAAGCCGATTTAGAAGAATGCCGGCAGCAACTTCATTCTACTGGAATTATCTCAAATTTTCCCTTAGGGCGTCACGATATTTCTGATAAATTTCAACTTCCACAAAAGCTCTATGGACGACAATTAGAAATCGAAACCTTGCTTGCTGCTTTTGAACGGGCCAGCGATTTTAAAAGCGAGTTAATGCTAATTGCTGGATATTCTGGCATTGGTAAATCAGCTTTAGTACAAGAAATTTATAAACCAATTACTAAAAAACGTGGCTACTTTATTACAGGAAAATTTGACCAATATCAACGTAATATTCCCTATAGTGGTATCATTCGTGCATTTCAAGAATTAATTAAGCAACTACTAACCGAAAGTGAAGCTCAACTGAACCAATGGCGAAAGAAACTATTAGAAGCACTAGGGTTAAACGGGCAAGTGATTGTCGAAGTCATTCCCGAATTGGAATTAATCGTTGGCAAGCAAACCGCCGTGCCAGAACTCGGACCCGACGAGTCCCAGAATCGCTTTAACTTAGCGTTTAAAAACTTCATCAAAGTCTTTACCCAACCAGAACATCCCTTAGCGTTATTTTTGGATGATTTGCAGTGGTCAGATGGAGCATCATTGAAACTAATGCAATTGTTGATGAATGCTGCTTCCCCCGGATTATTCTTAATGGGGGCGTATCGGGATAACGAGGTTGGAGCAGCGCATCCGTTGATGCTTGCAGTAGAAGAGATAGCCAAAAAAGGGGCGATTATCAATCGAATTTTCCTGTCACCTTTAGATTTTTTCAGCGTTAGCAAAATTATTTGTGAGGCGCTGAATAGCTCTGAAGAAAAAGTTAAAGTCTTTGCTGAATTAGTGGAGGTTAAAACTGGTGGCAACCCATTTTTTATGAATGAATTTTTGAAATCACTTTATACAGAAAACTTATTAAAATTTGACATTCAATCACTAAGCTGGCAGTGGGAATTAGAACAAATTAAAGCGCGGGACTTTACAGATAACGTTGTTGAACTGATGGCCGGTAAAATTCAAAAGCTACCAAAAGAAACGCAAGAAATCTTAAAACTTGCGGCATGTATCGGCAATCAATTCGATTTAAATTTATTAACTTCTATCCTTAAAAAACCTTTAAGAGAAACGACAACTGCTTTATTTGCAGCAGTCGCTGAAAATTTAGTGACGCCTCTTAACAATATGGGAGATGTAGAACTAGCACTAATCGCTCTAGAGCTTCCAGATTCTTTGTTCTCCATTACCCAATCTCAATCCCTTGAATACAAATTTGTCCATGATCGCATTCAGCAGGCAGCTTATTCCCTGATTCCCACGAATACTAAGGAAGCAGTACATCGGCAAATCGGACAATTTTTGCTAAAAAATACTCCTCCCAATAAGCGAGAAGAAAAAATATTTGACATTGTTAATAAATTCAATTTTGCTCTAAAATTAATTACTGAGCGCACAGAAAAAGATGACCTCGCTCAATTAAATCTGACTGCCGGCAAAAAAGCGAAGCTATCAGCGGCCTATCAGCCGGCCCTGACTTATTTACAAACAGGGATAGAACTGTTAGCAAGCGATAGCTGGCAGCAACAGTATCATCTCACTCTCTCGCTATACGAACAGGCCGCAGAAGCCGCTTATCTCAACGCGGACTTTAACTTGATGAACCAATTCATTGAGGCGGTACTGTCACGAGCTAAAACCGTGCTAGATAAAGTGAAAGCTTATGAGGTAAAAATTCAAGCACACGTTGCCCAAGCTAAGTTGAATAAAGCAATCCATATTGCATTAGAAATCCTAAATTTGCTGGGAGTTAAGTTACCTAAACAACCTAATAATCTCGATATTTTGTGGGGACTACTACAGGCAAAGCTCAAAATAGGATCGCAACCGATTGCAAGCTTAGTTGACCTGCCGGTGATGACCGATCCTTACCCGAAAGCAGCGATGCGGATTCTGGCTAAAATTGCCGGTGCGGCTTACTCAAGCGCACCAATGCTGATGCCGCTGATTGTGTTTCAAAAGATTAGGTTATCTATCGAGTGGGGGAATACTTCTGAATCTGCTTTCGCTTACAGTTTCTATGGATTAATTCTCTGTGGCGTTGTTGGCGATATTGAAACCGGCTATCAATTCGGTCAACTCGCTCTTAACCTACTCTCACGACTCAATACAAGAGAAGTTAAAGCTAGAACCGAATTCATCGTTCATGTCTTTATCAGACACTGGATAGAGCCGGTTAAAGAAACATTGAATTCACTGCGGGAAGCTTATGCAGTTGCACTCGAAACTGGAGATTTAGAATACGCTGCCTATTCAGTTCATTTCTACTGTTGTTATGCCTTTTTAAGCGGAAAAGAATTGGAGCAATTGGAGTTAGAGATAGAAACTTACGCCCAGGCCATGCGCCAAATTGGGCAAGAAAGAACCGATGAGGGAGATGAGTTGTATTATCAGGAAGCTCTGCAATTGCTCAGCCAGGCAGCTTTGAACTTGCTAGGCCACTCACAAAACCCTTGTTATTTGATTGGCACCGCTTATGACGAACGAGCGATGCTGCCTGTGCTTGAAAAGGCGAATGACCGCACTGGAAGTTACTATGTGTACTTCAAAAAATTAATACTTTGCTACTTGTTTGGTGAGCAAGGGCAAGCAGTCGCCAATGCCGAATTAGCTGAAAAATATATAGATGGCGGAACCGCCCTTCTCTGGATTCCTCAATTTTATTTTTATGATTCTCTAGTGCGTCTTGCACTCGCTACTAATGCTGAGCAACCCTCTAGCAAAGCAGAGAAAAAGCTCCTCCAAAACCGCACAATTCAAAAGGTAATTTCCAATCAGAAAAAAATGAAAAAATGGGCGCATCATGCACCTAGGAATAACTCGCATAAATATCAGCTTGTGGAGGCTGAACTTTGCCGGCTTTTAGGAAAAGATCCCCTCGCAGTAGATTATTACGACAAAGCCATTACCCTCGCCAAAGATAACGAATACATCCATGAAGCGGCTATCGCTTACGAACTCGCCGCCAAGTTTTATTTATCCAAAGGAAAAGAATTAGCTGCTAGATCTTATATGCAGGAAGCTCGTTATTGTTATCAGCTATGGGGGGCAGTTGCTAAAATCAAGGATTTAGAAACGCGATATCCCCAATTACTGACCACAACTCAATCAGGAATTCAAGCTGTTAAAACTTCTGTATCCGTAACAACTACTGGTACTACTTCAAACTTGGATATTGCTACAGCGCTTAAAGCTTCTCAAGCAATTTCCGGCGAAATTATACTGGATAAGTTACTCTCTAGTTTAATGAAGATTCTGATGGAGAATGCGGGAGCGCAAAAAGGCTATCTGGTTTTACCAAGTCAGGGGAACCTACTAGTTGAAGCGTCAGGGTCAATCAGTAACGAACAGGTAACTGTCTTGCAGTCAATCCCCCTTGAAACCTGTGGGGGACTGTCGGAAGCAATTATTAATTATGTTGCGAGAACCAAAGAAAGCGTAGTTTTGGATGATGCTGCTCAAGAGGGGCAGTTTACTAAGGAATCTTATATCCAAAATAATCAGATAAAATCGATTCTGTGCGTGCCGCTGATCAACCAAGGCCAACTCATCAGTATTGTTTACTTGGAAAATAACCTGACGGCAGGAGCGTTTACTCCTGAACGAGTGGAGCTTTTACAATTGTTATCCGGACAGGCAGCGATTTCGATTCAAAATTCTAAGCTTTATACAGAAGTCCGCGAGAATGAAAGCCGGCTGGCTCAACTCAACCAAGCCTACGAACGTTTTGTACCCAGCCAGTTTCTCCAGTTTTTAGAAAAATCCAGCATTATCGATGTGGAATTAGGCGATCAGGTGCAGTTAGAAATGTCGGTGCTGTTCTCCGACATTCGCGACTTCACCACCCTCAGTGAAAGTATGACACCGGCAGATAATTTTAAATTTATTAATTCCTACTTGAGCCGTATGGAGCCGGCTATCACTGAGAATCACGGGTTTATCGATAAATACATTGGCGATGCGATTATGGCGCTATTTAGTGGGGAGGCAGATAATGCGGTGAAAGCGGGAATTGCCATGCTGCACCGGCTCACTGAATACAATCAACATCGCCGTAAATTTGGCTACCCACCGATTCAAAATGGCATCGGTATCAACACCGGCACCTTAATGTTAGGAACCGTTGGCGGACAAAACCGCATGGACGGTACCGTAATTTCTGACGCTGTTAATTTAGCTTCTCGTGTGGAAAGTTTAACCAAAAATTACGGAGTCTCGCTGCTAATTACCGAGCAAACTTATTCGCGCCTAAAAAATTCATCCCAATACGCAATCCGTACCATCGATACGGTGAAGGTTAAGGGAAAATCTGAAGCCGTGACAGTTTATGAGGTGTTTGATGCTAATCCGCCAGAAATTAAAGAGGGCAAGTTAGCCACCCTGCCATTGTTTGCAGAAGCTTTGGAGTTTTACTCGGAAGGAAAGTTAGCAGAGGCGGCACGACTGTTTAAGGATTGTCTGTGTCAAAATCAGGGCGACCTCGTGGCGCAAATTTATTTTGAGCGATGTCAAAAACACTAGATAAAATCTAATTCGTTAGAAGTGAAGAAAATCTATTTTTATGAGGATTATTCTAGTTGAAGATGAGCCAGATTTGGGTGCGGCAATTAAGCGCACACTCCATCAAGAAGCGTATGTGGTTGATTGGGCGCAAGATGGCGATGAAGCTTGGGGTTATTTAGAAAGCCAGTGGACAGAATACTCGCTAGGAATTCTTGATTGGTTGCTGCCTGGGGTGTCGGGATTGGAGTTATGTAAACGACTGCGAAAGCGGAACAATTCCATGCCGGTGCTGATGCTAACTGCAAAAGATCGGATGGAAGATAAAGTGGCTGGATTGGATGCCGGCGCGGATGACTATTTAGTGAAGCCCTTTGGCATGGCAGAATTATTGGCGCGGTTGCGTGCACTACAGCGACGATCTCCGCAAATTCAATCCCAACAGTTGCACTTTGGCAATTTCACGCTAGATTATGGCACCCGCACGCTTGGTTTTCAAGACGCTGCCGGTCAGCCGCAAGTTATTTCTTTGACGAACAAAGAATTTCAGTTATTAGAGTATTTCATTAGGCATCCTAATCAAATTGTGACCCGCGACCAACTGCTCAATCAACTATGGGAATTGGGTGCAGAACCGGCAAGTAATGTCGTAGCAGCTCAGATGCGTTTGTTGCGACGCAAACTGCAAGAAAAAGGCTACGATCAGCTAATAGAAACCGTTTATGGGCTGGGATATCGCTTTAATCCAACAGAGCGATGAAAATGAACTTTACTGTCTCCACTTTCTTTGCGGCTGCGATGGAAATAGCAAAAAGAGGATGCAGCCAATTTAATGCGGTGAAAATATTTAAGTTTCAGTGGTTAATTCTGCATCCCCTTTCATTTCGTCTATTTCAAACCAGTTAATAAAAACTCCTGCCAATGGAATCGCAATAAAAATGCCTAGCAGACCTGCGGCTCTTGCCCCTACCAATAAAGCAAAAAACACAACAACAGGATGAATATTCAATGAATTTTGCATGATTCTTGGATAAATTATATTATCTTGAATCTGCTGAAGAACGATGCAAGCCAACAAAACTTTCAGCGCTAGCCAAACATTTTGCGCTAGCACAATGAAAGAAATTAAGCCAATTCCTAGGGCTGCTCCAATTCCGGGTATTAAATCAAAAATTCCAACCAGTACCGCCAAAATTAAAGGAAACTTTACTTGTAAAATTAAAAGAACGATAAAAGTTGAAGTCACTAAAAATAACATCAACACAATTTGGCCTTGAAAAAAACCTAAGAAGTTACGCTCAACGATCACTGTCAAGCGCTTGTGTAAATGACGGGGAATAACTTTAAGCATCAGTGTCCAAAGCTTTTTTCCATCCAAAAGCATGAAAAAAGCAATGACCATAATTAATATAAAGTTTAACAAATTTGTTAAAAACATTTGTAAGACGGCAAGACTAGAAACAACTCCTGCTAAAGCTTGATTTCTTAATTGTTCTTCAACAACCCGCAAATTAACTTGAAGACTTCGCTCTCGCAAGAAATTTTCTACTCGTTCCGAGAGTGGGGCAAGGGCGTTGACAAAGTCCGTGACGCTATCAATCAATTGCTGACCTTGGGATAAAAGCGTGACGCCTACGGTAACAGTTAGACCGCCAATTACTAGAAATCCTAGTAAAAAAACAACGCCAACTGCTGCCCCGTGGGGTAAAAATCGGCGCAGCCATTTCACGGGATAGCTCAACAAAAAAGCAACAATTGCCGCAATTGTAAAAACAACAATAACTGTTTCAAAATATTGTAAAAGCCGCAGGCCGGCCCACCCCACAGCAAATAAAAGTAAAAAACGAATCAATACTAAGTTAGTTAGCCTATCCCAGACATCTTTGGTAGCAGGAACACTCATTTTTATCACTAGCCCTGAATAAATATATGAAATAGTTTTTGATGTAATAGGCATTTAAGCACTAGCGCAAAGGCCAGCAACTTGAACAGCACTCCTTGTGGCTGCAAATGATCGGCAATTCTTGCCCTGTTTTGAGTCCTATTAATTGAGAACTTTAACAGCAGCCGATAAGACCACTCTCATGACAATAAATTAGCACCAGCATCGGCTCCGGCAAATCTACCGCCCGGTACATCTAGCTTTCGCTTTTCTTTCCGTCTGCGTGGCCGCAAATTTTACTTTTCAGATATATTTTCACTTAGTAATCTACTGGCTGATGTATCGCAGACATCTAATCCTTCTTTGCTGCAAGCATCGAAGATTAACCTCAAACTTTTTAGCCAAAAGCCGGCAGTCTCGCCTTTTTCCCAAATTACGCCCAGAACCGCACAAAAAAGGGGCCGGCAAACAGCCCGCCCCGCAAGACATTCAGGGGATTCTCTCCCTTGTTGCCCCGATTCTACAAACCGTTGCGGCCCCAGACCACCATTGCAATAGAGAACGTAAATACAACCAGTAGCGAAGTCCAACCAAGCGTCAGAATATCCATAGCTATGCCTTAAGAAAAACCGTCCAAAATAACTCCAAGCCTTATATTATGTCAATTTGAGCCATCTCGGTCAGTGACATTATCGTGAACAACTTCTCAGAACTCGATCTCGCAGCAGAACGTATAGAATCGCTCAAAGCCGGCATCTTGTCTGCTTTTGCCTTATTGCTGGCTTTTGGTACGATCGCTGCGATCAATCAGCTAATCTTGGCCAAGCAGTTTGACCCCCTTGTGGGGTTGCAGATCGCGACTGTCGATATTCATTTGCTAATTAGTAGCGCAGTTGCGTGGCTGAGTGGCTTTCTCTTTGGCATCACTTACCGCTACATTATCCGGCAGGACAATAATTCTCACCTTCAAGAGGGTGCGGTGTTCGCCTTCGGACTGGTACGCGGATTGGCCCAGCTAGATGTGGGGCTGAAGTTTCAGGACAGCTTTTGGCCATTTGTAGTTCTGGCGCTGGAGAGTGTGCTGCTGTTTGCAATCGCCCGTTTCACCCTCGACTTGGCCATTCAGAGCCGGTGGGTTAAGCCTTTTAAATGAGCCGGTGAATTTGAAAGGCTTAATCCCTATCCGCTTAAGTGTGAGGGAAGGGGAGAAAATCTTCCCTTAAAAACCCTTTTTTAAACCGGCTAGGGGGATTTCAAAACAGCAAAAAGAAAAGTCTATTTTGCCGGCACACTTAACTTAACTTAAATTCCGCAAACTCTGGCTGGCCGTACATCATATTGCGATCAACCGCTGACAAAATTTTATTATTTGCCGCTTCTGAAGCTAGACACTGGCACACCAAATGCGCCACATCTGCGCGGTGAATCGTGCCGGCAACCCGATGATCTTCGGTGAGGAGGCCATTGCCGGTTGCCGGTTCCGATTTTAATCCACCGGGTCGAATAATTGTGTAAGTCAGGCCACTATTGATCAAATGTTGCTCAGCTTTTTCTTTCTCAACCAAAACCGGCCCTAGAGTTTGTAAAGCTTGTGGCGGCAATGCTAGCACACTCTCGCCGGCACCAATTGAAGAAACCAAAATAAACTTTTGCACACCCGCTTTCACCGCAGCATCAATCAGGTTTTTATTGCCCAAATAATCTGCTCTTTCCCCATCTTTTGGTAAACCGCCAATTGTGCTAATCACGGCATAAATCGGCTCATCTCCCTGCATCGCCTGCTCAACAGCCGCCACATCCAAAGCATCGCCTGTCGCGACTTTAAGACCCATCGATTCCAGTTGAGTCCGGTTTGTCTCGCTTCTCAGTAGTGCTTTCACCTTTACTGCTTGGTTCATCAAACAGAAAGCGATTTGCTCACCCACTCCCCGACTCGCGCCGGCTAGAAAAACATAAGATTCTGTTGTCATTTTTCCATCCTTTAGTTAACCCTGGTTGATCACAATATACTATAGTGCCGTTGTTAATTTACTTCTCAGATGTAGGTTGAGTTGACATAGTACCCCTCCGTTTCACTTTGCTCAATCTATGAGCATGGGTTGGGCACTGTAGAATCATATTAAATACATAGGTAAACGATCCTATTGTCCTATTTCAATCCACAATAGACCTGTTAAAAACTTTTAAAGCACATATTTAAAAACATTAAATCATTAACTAAATTTGCGCTTATCTATGGGTTAAAGATAAAAAAAGAGATTAAATTCTTAAGATCGGTATCCAATAATTTGTAACGTGTTCTCTTAAAATCGAATAATTTGTAACGTGTTCTCTTAAAAAGGTATTAATTTCATGAACCGCTTTTACGCCCTACCATTACCAACCAAGATTGCTCTTCGCAAGGCAATCCGGGTGGGCGATAGTAATGATCTACAATCTCAAAACCGGCAGCTTCCAAACAAGGAGATAGGGTTTCATATTCCCAGCCGGCAACATAGCGATAGCCGGTGGGACGCGCACTGTAACCCTCCGTATCGCCGCGACACAGCGACATCACGATCACACCACCGGCAACCAGCGAGTTGTGCAAATCCCTCAGTACCTTCACCATTTGGCTGCTAGGAACGTGGATCAGCGACGCATTGGCAAAAATCCCATCAAACGTTGCCTGGGGTAGATCGAGACTCAAAAACGACTGCTGCCAAACCTCACAACCGGCTGCCTGCTGCGCCATTTCCACAAATGCCGGTGTCGCATCCAAACCGATCACCGTATGTCCCTGACCTTTGAATGCTACTAAATCACGTCCAGGGCCACAACCTATATCCAGAATTTTACCGGGATTTCTGGGCATCGCCGCCACTAAAGCATCCCGATTTTGGGACACATCATGATCCCAAGTGCCGGCGCGGAAAGATTCAGCCGTTAGCTGGTACTCCGCGATGGTCAGTTGTTCGTGCTTCTCCACAGTTCCTCAACCTTTTGAACCTCTCACATATCTTACTCTCCCGTTCTCCCACTCGCCTGAAGCTCACTTTTTATCCTGCCGGTGAGTAAATAAGTCGTCATCTGTCCTTTGCCTTTAATTTCCATCACACCCCGTTCTTGGAATGCAAATTTATCTCGTAAGCGTTCGTAAGTGTTGGCTGTAACTTGAATAGCACCGGGAATGCCGTGAGATTCCATGCGGCTAGCCGTATTCACTGCATCACCCCAAAGGTCATAAATAAACTTTTTGGTGCCAATGACCCCCGCAACAACCGGCCCGGTGTTCATGCCAATACGGATGCTGAGTTCTGCATTGTGCTTGGCATTAAATTGCTTAATTTCGTGTTGCATATCCAGCGCCATTTCAGCAATGGCTTCTGCATGATCGGGGCGCTGAGTAGGAAGGCCGCCGGCAACCATATAATTGTCACCAATCGTCTTAATCTTTTCTAAACTATACTTCTCAGTCAGTCGATCAAATCCTGAAAAAATTTCGTTAAGAACATTCACTAATTCTGTTGGTGAAACTCGGTCAGACAACTGCGTAAAGCCAACAATATCAGCAAAAAGAACCGTAACTTCACCAAACCAATCAGCGATAGTATGGTGTCCTTGTTTCAACTGGTCGGCAATCGGTTGCGGTAAGATATTTAGTAACAATCGCTCGGATTTTTCTTGTTCTAATGTTAGTTCTTGATTGGTTTCTTGCAATTGAGCGGTGCGTTCGACCACACGCCTTTCTAATTCTTTAGAAGTTTGACGCAGCCGGCCAATGACCAGCGTTAGTCCTGACAGTGCCAGCACAGATAATACACTGAGCATGGCGAAGGTTCCCCCCAAGCCGGTGCGCGTCTTAGCGATGAAGCTATCGAGGGGAGTAACGATTTCTAAAATTCCCCGCACATCTCCCACGTTCCAATCTTTTTTAGGGCTATCGGGGTGAGTGTTATGACAGCCGACACAGCTAGGTTTAAGGGTGTCTGCCTCTGCATAACGGAAAGAAGGCCGGCCTTGATAATTTTCTAGACGAGCGAATGTTTCTTTCGGATATTGTCTCAAATATTCTAGTGCTTGTTCTTCAAATTTGTCTTTTGCGCCTCCTTCCTCTTTTCGCCACGGAAAGGGATAGTCACTGTACACCCGGACGGACATTCCAGTATTTTTTTCACTGAGGCTATGACCAAGTTCTAGTAAGTACGTTGCCGGCACAGGAATTCCCCCGCTGTACTTTGGGTAGTCGTGGGTAACAGTTACGCCCTTAATGTCTTCTAAACGATCAACCGTTTCTGAAGTATAAAGTGTGCGTGCCTCTTTCATTGCTTGAGCGTAGAGAGCGGCATTCTGGCGTGCTTGTGATTCAATTAGATCCGACGAAAGACGAGACATATTAGACATCGCCACCGCAACGCCAGTGCAAAATAAAATTGCCAGAATCAGGATAATGCGCTTATACAACAGGCGTGTGAACGCAGCCAAAAATTTATCAATTAACTGGCGCATAGCATTCTCAATACAAAGATGTTTCTTGCTTTATCCTTCAATAGATTAATGGCATCTCCGTAAAATTACTGTGAATTTTAATAACTTCAGAAAAAGCTAGCCGTCCAAGGCTCGGATTCATTCTGTAAATTTAGCTACCATACTTATCGGAGTTGTCACTTTATTAGCTATTGTGAATTCGAGTTTAACGTCTCAACCAAACGATCTGCCCCCTCAAACACCGGCAGCCGCAGACAAACAGATATTTCCTGGTGAAGTATTTGGCAACACGGCTGATTTTGACACCGGCATCCGCCAACTTTTGCCGCGTTACGATGAAATGCTGGATACGATTGTCCGTTGTATTCCCAGCAACAGCCTTCGCATCCTCGAACTTGGCTGTGGTACCGGCGAACTTAGTCTAAAAATTCTCAACCGCTATCCCACTGCCGAGTTAGTCGCTGTGGATTATTCACCGCGAATGCTTGAATTTGCCCAGGAAAAAATCCACGCTGCTGGATACGCCCACAGAGTCACTTGGATTGAAGCTGATTTTGGTGAATTGGCAAACAGCCAGAAATCGATGGGAGAGGGTTTTGATTGCGCTGTTTCTTCCCTCGCCATTCACCATCTCAGGGATGAGATGAAGTTGAAATTATTGGATTGGATTAACCAAAATCTGAATACCGGCGGCTGTTTCTGGAATGCTGATCCGATTTTGCCGGAATTGCCGGCAATGGCAGAAGTTTATCAAGCGGTACGTGAGGAGTGGGCGAACACTCAGGGACAAACTCTGGCAGAGGTTCGCGCCAAGATCGGCAACAGCACCCCACAAGGGCATTCTAATCCTGATCAATTAGCCACTTTAGCGGCTCATTTAGAGATGCTAAAAACGGCAGGATTTGAGCCGGTGGCTGTTCCTTGGAAATATTATGGGTTGGCTGTTTTTGGCGGATTTAAACCTTAGCTTGTAAAAAATTCCCAGCCGGCACCCCGATAGCCAAAATTAAAAATATCAGGGTGCAGAATTTCTGCCAAAATTTCTAGGGAATCAACTAGCCGTGGCCCTGGCCGGTTAAAGTAAGCATTGCCATCCGTGATATAAACTTTGCCGGTTTTAATGGCTTGCAAGTTTTGCCATTCTGGGTTTTTAATTAATGGCATGGCATCTTGGCGCGTGCGTTCCAAATCAAACCCGCAAGGCATAAAAATAATCACTTCTGGATCGGCGGCTGCTAACTCTTCCCATTT encodes:
- the rppA gene encoding two-component system response regulator RppA, with the protein product MRIILVEDEPDLGAAIKRTLHQEAYVVDWAQDGDEAWGYLESQWTEYSLGILDWLLPGVSGLELCKRLRKRNNSMPVLMLTAKDRMEDKVAGLDAGADDYLVKPFGMAELLARLRALQRRSPQIQSQQLHFGNFTLDYGTRTLGFQDAAGQPQVISLTNKEFQLLEYFIRHPNQIVTRDQLLNQLWELGAEPASNVVAAQMRLLRRKLQEKGYDQLIETVYGLGYRFNPTER
- the petN gene encoding cytochrome b6-f complex subunit PetN, with protein sequence MDILTLGWTSLLVVFTFSIAMVVWGRNGL
- a CDS encoding SDR family oxidoreductase, with translation MTTESYVFLAGASRGVGEQIAFCLMNQAVKVKALLRSETNRTQLESMGLKVATGDALDVAAVEQAMQGDEPIYAVISTIGGLPKDGERADYLGNKNLIDAAVKAGVQKFILVSSIGAGESVLALPPQALQTLGPVLVEKEKAEQHLINSGLTYTIIRPGGLKSEPATGNGLLTEDHRVAGTIHRADVAHLVCQCLASEAANNKILSAVDRNMMYGQPEFAEFKLS
- a CDS encoding AAA family ATPase; its protein translation is MLSIPGVTVQTLLYESASSLIYRAARESDSQPIILKLLKDSYPTPQELVRYRTEYRITRSLEKPGVVQVYDLQKYQNTLVMFVEDFGGESLAFWMQRCRFSLEEFLQIAIEAARSLGQIHAAGVIHKDINPSNIVYNRQTGQLKIIDFSISTQLTRENPVLKTPGVLEGTLAYISPEQTGRMNRVLDYRTDFYSLGISFYQILTNQLPFTTTDPLELVHCHIAKQPLPPSEVNLGIPQLVSDIVMKLIAKTAEERYQSAYGLQADLEECRQQLHSTGIISNFPLGRHDISDKFQLPQKLYGRQLEIETLLAAFERASDFKSELMLIAGYSGIGKSALVQEIYKPITKKRGYFITGKFDQYQRNIPYSGIIRAFQELIKQLLTESEAQLNQWRKKLLEALGLNGQVIVEVIPELELIVGKQTAVPELGPDESQNRFNLAFKNFIKVFTQPEHPLALFLDDLQWSDGASLKLMQLLMNAASPGLFLMGAYRDNEVGAAHPLMLAVEEIAKKGAIINRIFLSPLDFFSVSKIICEALNSSEEKVKVFAELVEVKTGGNPFFMNEFLKSLYTENLLKFDIQSLSWQWELEQIKARDFTDNVVELMAGKIQKLPKETQEILKLAACIGNQFDLNLLTSILKKPLRETTTALFAAVAENLVTPLNNMGDVELALIALELPDSLFSITQSQSLEYKFVHDRIQQAAYSLIPTNTKEAVHRQIGQFLLKNTPPNKREEKIFDIVNKFNFALKLITERTEKDDLAQLNLTAGKKAKLSAAYQPALTYLQTGIELLASDSWQQQYHLTLSLYEQAAEAAYLNADFNLMNQFIEAVLSRAKTVLDKVKAYEVKIQAHVAQAKLNKAIHIALEILNLLGVKLPKQPNNLDILWGLLQAKLKIGSQPIASLVDLPVMTDPYPKAAMRILAKIAGAAYSSAPMLMPLIVFQKIRLSIEWGNTSESAFAYSFYGLILCGVVGDIETGYQFGQLALNLLSRLNTREVKARTEFIVHVFIRHWIEPVKETLNSLREAYAVALETGDLEYAAYSVHFYCCYAFLSGKELEQLELEIETYAQAMRQIGQERTDEGDELYYQEALQLLSQAALNLLGHSQNPCYLIGTAYDERAMLPVLEKANDRTGSYYVYFKKLILCYLFGEQGQAVANAELAEKYIDGGTALLWIPQFYFYDSLVRLALATNAEQPSSKAEKKLLQNRTIQKVISNQKKMKKWAHHAPRNNSHKYQLVEAELCRLLGKDPLAVDYYDKAITLAKDNEYIHEAAIAYELAAKFYLSKGKELAARSYMQEARYCYQLWGAVAKIKDLETRYPQLLTTTQSGIQAVKTSVSVTTTGTTSNLDIATALKASQAISGEIILDKLLSSLMKILMENAGAQKGYLVLPSQGNLLVEASGSISNEQVTVLQSIPLETCGGLSEAIINYVARTKESVVLDDAAQEGQFTKESYIQNNQIKSILCVPLINQGQLISIVYLENNLTAGAFTPERVELLQLLSGQAAISIQNSKLYTEVRENESRLAQLNQAYERFVPSQFLQFLEKSSIIDVELGDQVQLEMSVLFSDIRDFTTLSESMTPADNFKFINSYLSRMEPAITENHGFIDKYIGDAIMALFSGEADNAVKAGIAMLHRLTEYNQHRRKFGYPPIQNGIGINTGTLMLGTVGGQNRMDGTVISDAVNLASRVESLTKNYGVSLLITEQTYSRLKNSSQYAIRTIDTVKVKGKSEAVTVYEVFDANPPEIKEGKLATLPLFAEALEFYSEGKLAEAARLFKDCLCQNQGDLVAQIYFERCQKH
- a CDS encoding class I SAM-dependent methyltransferase, producing MEKHEQLTIAEYQLTAESFRAGTWDHDVSQNRDALVAAMPRNPGKILDIGCGPGRDLVAFKGQGHTVIGLDATPAFVEMAQQAAGCEVWQQSFLSLDLPQATFDGIFANASLIHVPSSQMVKVLRDLHNSLVAGGVIVMSLCRGDTEGYSARPTGYRYVAGWEYETLSPCLEAAGFEIVDHYYRPPGLPCEEQSWLVMVGRKSGS
- a CDS encoding AI-2E family transporter: MPITSKTISYIYSGLVIKMSVPATKDVWDRLTNLVLIRFLLLFAVGWAGLRLLQYFETVIVVFTIAAIVAFLLSYPVKWLRRFLPHGAAVGVVFLLGFLVIGGLTVTVGVTLLSQGQQLIDSVTDFVNALAPLSERVENFLRERSLQVNLRVVEEQLRNQALAGVVSSLAVLQMFLTNLLNFILIMVIAFFMLLDGKKLWTLMLKVIPRHLHKRLTVIVERNFLGFFQGQIVLMLFLVTSTFIVLLILQVKFPLILAVLVGIFDLIPGIGAALGIGLISFIVLAQNVWLALKVLLACIVLQQIQDNIIYPRIMQNSLNIHPVVVFFALLVGARAAGLLGIFIAIPLAGVFINWFEIDEMKGDAELTTET